The DNA sequence CGTACGGGTTCTGCTCCCGGCAGAGCGGGCCGGTCGGAGCGGGCAGGCCCGAGCGCGCCGGTCCGAGCGGGCGCCGGGGTGCGGGGGCGGGCGCCGGGCTCAGAGCGCGCACGTGTGCACCGGATCGCCGGCGGGGCGCGGCACCGTACGGCTGCGCGGGGGCGCCGTACCGCTCTCCACCCAGGCCGTCAGCGCGTCGAAGGCGTCGCGCGCGCACGGCAGCAGGGGGCGGACGAGGCCCGGGTGCGCGCCGTACAGGCCGTCCGTGTGGGTGCCGCCGGTGATGCGGTAGGAGCGGTGGAGCGGGCCGCGCCGGGCGTTGTCGACGAGCCGCGCGTAGGTGTCGGAGCCGGGGCCGATGGGGACCAGGGCGTCGAGGGTGCCGTGCACGGTCAGGAGCGGGCGTGCGATGCGGCCGGTCAGCGCGAGCCTGCCCACGGTGTCGTGCACCGCGCGCGGGCGCGCCGCGTAGTCGTAGTCCGTGTCGCAGCCCCGGCCGGTGCCCTCGGGGCAGAACGGCGTCCCGGCCTCGGCGGCGCCGTCGTAGCCGGGGTCGACCTCCTCGCGGAGCAGGCGCTGGAGGGTGTCCCACTGCGCCGTGTAGTGCGTGTCCCACAGGGGTTCGGACTCCGGCGGGTACCCCGCGGCCGCCATCGCCTCGCGTGCGCCCGGCTCGCCCGCGCGGAGCCGCGGGTAGGCGCGCAGCGCGGGCGGCAGCGTCGTGAGGAGGTTCGGCGCGTCCCGGGTCAGCAGGACGCCCTCCCAGTCGAGCCCGCCGTCGTACAGCCACGGGACGTTCTCCAGCTGCCAGCGCACCAGGTAGCCGCCCATGGACATGCCCGCCGCGTACGTGCGCCGGGGCGCGCGGCCGTAGTGCCGCGCCGCGACCCGCTGGGCCGCGACCGTCAGCTGGGCCAGGCGCCGATGCCACTCCGCGATGGCGTCTCCGGGGCGTACGCCGTCGCGGTACAGCGCGGGACCGGTGTTGCCCTTGTCGGTGGCGGCGAAGGCGTAGCCCCGCGCCAGGACGTGATCGGCGATGGTGCGGTCGTTGGCGTACTGCTCCCGGACGCCGGGCGGCCCGGCCACGACGAGGCCGCCGTTCCAATGCTCGGGCAGACGGATCACGAACTGGCTGTCGTGGTCCCAGCCGTGCGTGCCGTTCGTGCGCGAGGAGTCCGGGAAGTAGCCGTCGAGCTGGACGCCGGGCACGCCCGAAGGGCCGCGGGTGCCGGGCGCCACCAGGCCCGCCCAGTCCGCCGGGTCGGTGTGGCCGGAGGCGACCGTACCGGCCGTGGTGAGATCGCCGAGGCAGGCGGCGACGGTCTTCTCGGCGCCGGGGACGCGCAGCCCCTCGCCGGGGCAGGCGCCGGGCGGCGGCGCGGCCGTGGCGGCGGGGACGAGCGTCGCGAGGAGCAGCGCCGCGGTGGTGGCGGCCAGGTGACGGATCATGCGCGAGGCTCCCTGTCTCGTGGTGGGCCCGGCCGCGACGGCGGAGGGGCAGGGCGACCGTAGGGGGCGGCCGGGGGCGGCCGTCAGTGCCGGAAGGCCAGAGCGGCGGGCACGCTCCCGGCCCGCGCCCTGCCGAGGGACACGTGCCGAACGGCCAGAGCCCGACGAGGAGCCGCCGAGGGGTCGTGG is a window from the Streptomyces spectabilis genome containing:
- a CDS encoding tannase/feruloyl esterase family alpha/beta hydrolase, translated to MIRHLAATTAALLLATLVPAATAAPPPGACPGEGLRVPGAEKTVAACLGDLTTAGTVASGHTDPADWAGLVAPGTRGPSGVPGVQLDGYFPDSSRTNGTHGWDHDSQFVIRLPEHWNGGLVVAGPPGVREQYANDRTIADHVLARGYAFAATDKGNTGPALYRDGVRPGDAIAEWHRRLAQLTVAAQRVAARHYGRAPRRTYAAGMSMGGYLVRWQLENVPWLYDGGLDWEGVLLTRDAPNLLTTLPPALRAYPRLRAGEPGAREAMAAAGYPPESEPLWDTHYTAQWDTLQRLLREEVDPGYDGAAEAGTPFCPEGTGRGCDTDYDYAARPRAVHDTVGRLALTGRIARPLLTVHGTLDALVPIGPGSDTYARLVDNARRGPLHRSYRITGGTHTDGLYGAHPGLVRPLLPCARDAFDALTAWVESGTAPPRSRTVPRPAGDPVHTCAL